A section of the Rummeliibacillus pycnus genome encodes:
- a CDS encoding DUF378 domain-containing protein — MSGLQRFALFLLVIGGLNWGLLGIFQFDVVATLFRDGQASFGARALYTIIGIAGLISLSTLFTPYRVPHRAVKKDNVRPLKSV, encoded by the coding sequence ATGAGTGGATTACAGAGATTTGCTCTCTTCTTACTTGTTATCGGGGGACTTAATTGGGGACTACTAGGTATCTTCCAATTTGACGTTGTTGCTACCTTATTCCGTGATGGACAAGCAAGTTTTGGAGCACGTGCATTATACACAATCATTGGGATTGCAGGCCTTATTAGTTTGAGTACATTATTTACTCCTTATAGAGTACCGCATCGTGCAGTGAAAAAGGACAATGTTCGTCCTTTAAAAAGTGTATAA
- a CDS encoding cation diffusion facilitator family transporter has translation MKEIWKLLKNGNKPSLLAAFVNLFLGIIKAVAFFFTGNVAMFAEMMHSLGDAANQFFVFVGSALSKKAPTRQFPKGFGRVVNLVCLGAVLIVGILSYETIVEGWHQIQHPAESSKMWISLSVLAIGIVMEGSVLLKAASEISRDAGLKSNPITALPKAFTHLSSAKPATKLVFMEDLVATSGGVLAFFAVLISHFTGFLQAEGIASILIGIMMFYVVGVVFLENARGVIGETDEEMLNHIAHLVLDDPNIHDIKKLVVLKEGEFLHVELIAEVDPTLSFAYVDDIRDHLVELILSQKNVSKVHISFDEDNGVLEWNHVSDRPDELG, from the coding sequence ATGAAAGAAATATGGAAACTTTTAAAAAACGGGAATAAGCCTTCCCTACTCGCAGCTTTCGTTAACTTATTTCTAGGTATTATCAAAGCTGTTGCGTTCTTTTTTACAGGGAATGTCGCAATGTTCGCAGAAATGATGCACTCTTTAGGCGATGCAGCAAATCAATTCTTTGTCTTTGTTGGTTCTGCGCTATCCAAAAAAGCCCCAACTAGACAGTTTCCTAAAGGATTTGGACGTGTTGTAAACTTAGTTTGTTTAGGTGCCGTTCTAATTGTTGGTATTTTATCTTATGAAACAATCGTAGAAGGATGGCATCAGATTCAACACCCAGCAGAATCCTCTAAAATGTGGATCAGTTTATCAGTATTAGCAATAGGTATTGTCATGGAAGGTTCAGTATTATTAAAAGCAGCATCAGAAATTTCTCGAGATGCAGGATTGAAATCAAATCCAATTACAGCCCTTCCAAAAGCCTTTACACATTTAAGTAGTGCAAAACCAGCCACAAAGTTAGTCTTTATGGAAGATCTAGTTGCAACATCTGGCGGCGTCCTTGCTTTTTTTGCAGTTCTTATTTCCCATTTCACAGGATTTTTGCAAGCGGAAGGTATCGCTTCAATACTGATTGGTATCATGATGTTCTACGTTGTAGGCGTTGTATTTTTAGAAAATGCTCGCGGCGTAATTGGCGAAACGGATGAAGAAATGCTTAATCATATTGCACATCTTGTTTTAGATGATCCAAATATCCACGATATAAAAAAATTGGTTGTATTAAAAGAAGGAGAATTCCTTCATGTCGAACTAATTGCTGAAGTTGACCCTACATTAAGCTTTGCCTATGTAGATGATATTCGTGATCACTTAGTTGAATTAATATTATCCCAAAAAAATGTATCAAAAGTTCATATTTCATTTGATGAAGATAACGGTGTTTTAGAATGGAATCATGTTAGTGATCGCCCTGATGAATTAGGGTAA